A window of Psychromonas sp. CNPT3 contains these coding sequences:
- the dsbC gene encoding bifunctional protein-disulfide isomerase/oxidoreductase DsbC, with protein sequence MFFSFLKKRLLVSLSLLLVSTFSFAESKVDAQSVASISKKMQQISLQVTSIKESKVEGLYEVLTNSGIYYVSKNAQYLIYGSIYDIDNNMKNITESSLASLRQNKLKAFSNDMITYKAANEKHVITVFTDTSCAYCQKLHSEIADYNKLGITVRYLAFPRAGLNSSEYNIMTSIWCASDPKSAMDKAMKRQSLDPKQCANTIKEQYELGLFFGVRGTPAIVLEDGSLKPGYLPATKLLQQLEGK encoded by the coding sequence ATGTTTTTTTCTTTTCTTAAAAAACGTTTGTTAGTCAGTTTAAGTTTGCTACTTGTATCAACGTTCTCTTTTGCTGAGTCTAAAGTTGATGCGCAAAGTGTGGCGAGTATCAGTAAAAAGATGCAACAGATCTCGTTACAGGTGACCAGTATTAAAGAGTCAAAGGTTGAAGGCTTGTATGAAGTATTAACCAATAGTGGGATTTATTATGTGAGTAAAAATGCTCAATATCTCATTTATGGTAGTATTTATGATATCGATAATAATATGAAAAATATTACAGAAAGTAGCTTGGCGTCATTAAGACAGAATAAGTTAAAGGCATTTTCTAATGACATGATCACTTATAAAGCTGCAAATGAAAAACATGTGATCACTGTTTTTACTGATACTTCTTGTGCTTATTGTCAAAAACTTCATTCGGAGATTGCCGATTATAATAAATTAGGCATCACCGTGCGTTATTTGGCTTTCCCTCGTGCAGGTTTAAATTCGTCAGAATATAATATAATGACCTCTATTTGGTGTGCGAGCGATCCTAAATCAGCAATGGATAAAGCGATGAAACGCCAATCTCTTGATCCGAAGCAATGTGCGAATACGATCAAAGAGCAATATGAACTTGGTTTGTTTTTTGGTGTCCGTGGTACTCCCGCCATTGTATTAGAAGATGGCTCATTAAAACCGGGTTATTTACCGGCTACGAAGTTATTACAACAGTTAGAGGGTAAATAA
- the recJ gene encoding single-stranded-DNA-specific exonuclease RecJ yields MPRIKLKQRQRIFLNELTLPCSALLQKLYIDRGITSVSELDLSTKTLLSASSLKGISEACSLLYQALLSAKKIVIVGDFDADGATSTALSLLCLRELGFMNVDYLIPNRFDYGYGLTPESVDLAIAKGAQLLITVDNGISSIKGVAYAKEKGLQVLITDHHLPAEVLPNADVIVDPNQKDCLFPSKNLAGVGVAFYIMSALRSYMIQKDHFSDKGIRPPTLTKFLDIVALGTVADVVILDANNRTLVEQGLMRIRAGACRLGISALIKVAKRAQHSLVASDLGFSLGPRLNAAGRLDEMRHGVELLLCEDAVQADLLAQELDALNHTRREIEQGMQEEALQALENLALDEKNMPYAICLFDESWHQGVIGLVASRIKERYYRPTFVFAKANDTEIKASARSIAGIHIRDILDLLDKKMPGMILKFGGHAMAAGLSIKATDFERFKQGLNEVLASQVDADILQNVLLSDGPLQGKDLTLEQAYELRNAGPWGQGFPAPLFDAYFKIIEQRLVGEKHLKMVLECEGTVVDAIAFNVDLDIWPDPRIRQVFCAYRLDVNEFRGASNVQLLIELLEVR; encoded by the coding sequence ATGCCTCGTATTAAATTAAAGCAACGTCAACGTATTTTCCTCAATGAACTCACCCTTCCTTGCTCTGCATTATTGCAAAAACTTTATATTGATCGTGGCATAACCTCGGTTAGCGAGTTAGATCTCAGTACCAAAACCTTGTTATCAGCCTCTTCTTTAAAAGGTATATCTGAAGCCTGCTCACTATTATATCAAGCGCTATTAAGTGCGAAAAAAATCGTGATTGTAGGCGATTTTGATGCCGACGGTGCAACCAGTACGGCGTTAAGTCTATTATGTTTGCGTGAATTAGGGTTTATGAACGTTGATTACTTGATACCCAATCGTTTTGATTACGGTTATGGCTTGACCCCTGAAAGTGTGGATTTAGCGATTGCTAAAGGCGCTCAATTATTAATAACAGTGGATAATGGAATTTCGAGTATTAAGGGGGTGGCTTACGCAAAAGAAAAAGGATTACAAGTCCTTATCACCGATCATCATTTACCTGCAGAGGTATTACCTAATGCAGATGTCATTGTCGATCCGAATCAAAAGGACTGTTTATTTCCGAGTAAAAATTTGGCGGGAGTAGGCGTCGCTTTTTATATTATGTCAGCATTACGCTCTTATATGATCCAAAAAGATCACTTTTCAGATAAGGGTATACGCCCTCCGACCTTAACTAAATTTTTAGATATCGTCGCCTTAGGTACGGTTGCCGATGTGGTGATCTTAGATGCGAATAATCGCACTTTGGTTGAGCAAGGTTTGATGCGCATTAGGGCCGGTGCTTGCCGCTTAGGCATTAGTGCTTTAATTAAAGTTGCTAAACGCGCGCAGCATTCATTGGTGGCCAGTGATTTAGGATTTTCTTTAGGGCCAAGATTAAATGCAGCGGGACGCCTTGACGAAATGCGCCACGGCGTTGAATTATTATTATGTGAAGACGCAGTGCAAGCTGATTTGTTAGCACAAGAATTAGACGCTCTGAATCATACGCGCCGTGAGATAGAGCAAGGCATGCAAGAAGAAGCCTTACAGGCATTAGAAAACTTAGCGTTAGATGAAAAAAACATGCCTTATGCGATTTGTTTATTTGATGAAAGTTGGCATCAAGGCGTTATCGGTTTAGTGGCCTCGCGTATAAAAGAGCGTTATTACCGACCTACCTTTGTTTTTGCTAAAGCGAATGATACTGAGATAAAAGCGTCTGCTCGCTCTATAGCTGGCATACATATTCGCGATATATTAGATTTGCTAGACAAAAAAATGCCAGGGATGATCTTGAAATTTGGTGGTCATGCGATGGCCGCTGGTTTGTCAATTAAAGCGACGGATTTTGAACGTTTTAAACAAGGCTTAAATGAAGTATTAGCTTCTCAAGTTGACGCTGATATTTTACAAAATGTGTTACTTTCAGATGGCCCCTTGCAGGGTAAAGATTTAACCTTGGAGCAAGCATATGAACTGCGTAATGCAGGGCCATGGGGACAGGGCTTTCCCGCGCCTTTATTTGATGCGTATTTTAAAATAATAGAGCAACGTTTAGTGGGTGAAAAACACCTTAAAATGGTATTAGAGTGCGAAGGTACGGTGGTTGATGCGATTGCTTTTAATGTGGATTTGGATATTTGGCCGGATCCTCGTATACGTCAGGTTTTTTGTGCTTATCGTCTCGACGTAAATGAGTTTAGAGGCGCAAGTAATGTACAATTATTGATTGAGTTATTAGAGGTGCGTTAA